Proteins encoded within one genomic window of Saccharomyces paradoxus chromosome V, complete sequence:
- the SPO73 gene encoding Spo73p (similar to YER046W), whose amino-acid sequence MGKNHFLKDLSALPEDVLIENERGITLLGYPLFSPKILLSPFDPPQFQRLNTENGSLIPLSKNTISNFIELYPIDLSTERTAGSGNSQMTKWFVLMDYKEKYDIDDQGWCYSWNFNNSRWKSKNGLVRRRVWVRLPTASHALD is encoded by the coding sequence ATGGGCAAAAACCATTTCTTGAAGGATTTATCTGCCTTACCTGAGGACGTACTCATAGAAAACGAGAGGGGCATAACATTACTTGGTTACCCACTATTTTCTCCCAAGATTTTACTGTCCCCCTTTGACCCACCacaatttcaaagattgAACACTGAAAATGGTTCGTTAATTCCTCTGTCGAAGAACACTATATCCAACTTCATAGAACTGTATCCTATTGATCTAAGTACCGAACGCACTGCAGGCAGTGGTAATTCACAGATGACGAAGTGGTTCGTACTGATGGattacaaagaaaagtatGATATCGATGATCAAGGTTGGTGTTACAGCTGGAATTTCAACAACTCGAGGTGGAAGTCAAAAAACGGCCtggtaagaagaagagtcTGGGTAAGACTACCTACAGCCAGCCATGCGTTAGATTAA
- the ACA1 gene encoding Aca1p (ATF/CREB family basic leucine zipper (bZIP) transcription factor~similar to YER045C) has protein sequence MDYKHSFVASPDPPLDGRQNPLLYTDFLSSNKELIYKQPLGPADAAYNFLHQNSLHDRSVQENLGPMFQPYGIDITRLPITNPPIFQSSLPAFDQPVYKRRISISNGQISQLGEDLETIENLHSCQPPFLSFKTQQNSGPQQVANLNTATYPSFSSNELQNIPQQNIPQQHEQATVIPEAAPQTGSEEFCPAMTPFDSNLKLSVPAVAATADIPSSTASIPLNNSGIDQTYINMQLRLQAQMQNKVWKNAQLSVNPCTPASNSSVSSSSSCQNICDHSNENESIHSSISHGANSNTANTSHQNADMTNATGLPYKLKSPDVNSIHIESKPQYEETISALSSNTNSGAVVNSGPSSTMHTSAAFQIKHEPRPQRMENNATGFEDGAKAWKRARLLERNRIAASKCRQRKKMSQLQLQKEFDQISKENTMMKKKIENYEKLVQKMKKISRLHLQECTVNNGNNSHQKSGNKDRDINVFLKMIEEMISGSTLYDE, from the coding sequence ATGGACTATAAGCATAGTTTTGTCGCAAGTCCAGATCCTCCCCTAGATGGAAGGCAGAACCCACTCTTATATACAGATTTTCTATCTTCAAACAAGGAGCTTATATACAAACAACCATTGGGTCCTGCAGATGCTGCCtacaattttcttcaccagaACAGTTTGCATGACCGTAGCGTGCAAGAGAATCTGGGTCCAATGTTTCAACCTTACGGTATTGACATCACTCGTCTTCCCATCACCAACCCTCctattttccaaagttCTTTACCAGCGTTTGATCAGCCCGTGTACAAAAGACGCATATCCATCTCCAACGGTCAGATTAGTCAATTAGGAGAAGACTTAGAAACGATTGAAAACCTTCACAGTTGTCAGCCTCCGTTTCTATCATTCAAGACCCAACAAAATTCCGGCCCTCAACAGGTGGCAAATTTAAACACAGCCACATATCCAAGCTTTAGTTCGAACGAATTGCAAAACATACCGCAGCAAAACATACCACAGCAACACGAACAAGCTACTGTCATACCCGAAGCAGCGCCTCAGACAGGGAGCGAGGAATTCTGCCCTGCAATGACACCGTTTGATAGCAATCTCAAGCTTAGTGTACCCGCGGTAGCGGCGACTGCTGACATCCCCTCTTCCACGGCTTCTATCCCGCTAAACAATTCCGGAATCGATCAAACTTATATCAACATGCAGCTCCGATTACAAGCTCAAATGCAAAACAAGGTGTGGAAAAACGCCCAATTGAGTGTGAATCCATGTACCCCAGCTTCTAACTCTTCtgtttcctcttcttcctcatgTCAAAACATTTGTGATCATAGTAACGAAAATGAATCTATCCATTCTTCCATTTCCCATGGCGCTAATAGCAATACTGCTAATACGTCCCACCAAAATGCCGATATGACTAATGCAACCGGTCTCCCATACAAATTGAAGTCTCCTGATGTCAACTCAATACATATCGAATCAAAACCACAATATGAGGAAACCATCTCTGCGCTAAGTAGCAACACCAACAGTGGGGCAGTCGTAAACAGCGGGCCCTCCTCTACTATGCATACTTCAGCAGCCTTTCAAATCAAACATGAACCAAGACCCCAAAGAATGGAGAACAATGCTACTGGTTTCGAAGATGGTGCTAAAGCTTGGAAACGCGCAAGACTACTAGAACGAAACAGAATTGCCGCTTCGAAATGTCGacaaaggaagaagatgtCACAATTACAACTTCAAAAGGAATTCGATCAAATAAGCAAAGAGAAcacgatgatgaagaaaaaaatcgagAATTACGAAAAACtggttcaaaaaatgaaaaaaatttcgagGTTACACCTGCAAGAATGCACAGTTAATAATGGAAATAATAGCCATCAAAAGTCTGGAAACAAAGATCGCGATATTAatgtatttttgaaaatgattgaagaaatgataAGTGGCTCCACTCTATATGATGAGTAG
- the MEI4 gene encoding Mei4p (Endoplasmic reticulum membrane protein~similar to YER044C) gives MSRGKLEHMDQKETSEVNWIICFALIQFRNPTLWKKTLSRKRGDVENVSTLRNEKNLKINPRENSKQIYKWVAPFQNGFLNNKSLFAHLEPIYNFICQNKCKTFEDAIDLKELQSFSQDISTADINNWFLPRYKILLKILSLKTKGIDLKGISQVFQTFQVLFVSHYSHRLDSDSSFKRTLVDVHVFNFIAKFLFNRILLKKNQNDPKWLQKFYDQEDGNHLSDKVDYKLLCSLHFTTIYSIINIQLTKIKTNQTLEPQISEYISVLRLIDHILAIVESLIHVLIRFLSKHKLICINQKKAYCRIFLEREMGLKKSYLKNFYSVISSIPEKELKGLLKIVKVVILSLLEALESIEWKHLTAFLEKFPAHEISLQKKRTYIQAALLMTAERNLIARFRLSRWFNKTENI, from the exons ATGAGTAGAGGCAAATTGGAACATATGGATCAGAAGGAAACATCAGAAGTTAATTGGATAATC TGTTTTGCTTTGATTCAATTCAGAAATCCTACGTTATGGAAGAAGACTCTTTCAAGAAAGAGAGGGGACGTTGAAAATGTAAGTACTCTCAGGAATGAGAAAAATCTGAAGATAAATCCACGAGAAAACTCAAAACAAATATACAAATGGGTTGCGCCTTTCCAAAATGGATTTTTGAACAATAAATCATTGTTTGCTCATCTGGAACCTATCTACAATTTCATTTGTCAGAATAAGTGCAAAACTTTCGAAGACGCAATCGATTTAAAAGAGCTGCAATCATTCAGTCAAGACATATCAACTGCAGATATAAATAACTGGTTTTTACCGAGATATAAAATTCTATTAAAAATCTTGAGTTTAAAGACAAAAGGAATTGATCTCAAAGGAATTTCACAAGTATTTCAAACATTTCAAGTCCTGTTCGTTTCGCACTATTCACATCGCTTGGATTCtgattcttcttttaagAGGACGCTGGTTGACGTTcatgttttcaatttcattgcCAAATTTCTATTCAAtagaattttattaaagaagaaccAAAACGATCCCAAATggcttcaaaaattttacgACCAGGAAGATGGCAACCATTTGAGCGATAAGGTCGACTACAAGCTGTTGTGTTCATTGCATTTTACCACAATTTACTCTATTATTAACATTCAACTGACCAAAATCAAGACAAACCAAACACTTGAGCCACAAATATCAGAATACATATCTGTTTTGAGATTAATTGATCACATACTAGCCATCGTCGAAAGCCTAATACATGTACTTATCAGATTTTTATCGAAGCATAAACTGATATGTATCAACCAGAAAAAAGCATACTGTCGAATATTTCTTGAGAGAGAGATGGGTTTGAAGAAATCCTACTTAAAGAACTTTTACAGTGTAATAAGTAGCATACCCGAAAAAGAGTTAAAGGGACTATTGAAAATAGTCAAGGTAGTTATTCTATCATTGCTGGAAGCATTGGAAAGCATTGAATGGAAACATTTAACTGCCTTCCTGGAAAAATTTCCCGCACATGAAATATCtctacaaaagaaaaggacaTATATACAAGCGGCATTATTAATGACGGCcgaaagaaatttgataGCACGCTTTCGATTGTCAAGATGGTTCAATAAgacagaaaatatttga